From Vigna radiata var. radiata cultivar VC1973A unplaced genomic scaffold, Vradiata_ver6 scaffold_83, whole genome shotgun sequence:
ACAactaaatttgtcaataaaaaaaattaacaatttaagaattaaatcttggaataattttataatatctataaaattatatttttatcactatTTTGGCCCtcttaaagttattttttatattttcatattaatattcATGTGTATAAAGTGCGACAATAACGTAACCAGAAACTTTACTTGATTAATTGAATGAAGACAGGGAATGAATTCCTTCGTTGGTGAGTTGCAACggtttttaaatttgtctatTTGGGCCAAAAGGAATTTGAGCGTGGTTAAAATCATCCTCTAGCTCCAAAATAAAGAGGGTCCAATGATTTTAGCAACTAAATGGGTCATATTCTTATGGGTATGTATAAACCAGGGACCAGATATTAATTTGAGTTTTGACATCTATAGCTTGGGACCAGACCACCCGATTTCTTTTCAGAAACTTATGATTAGAACAGAATTGTGTTGTCTTACACATACTTTAAAAATGTCACTTCACAAATGACAATGTAGGCTAAAATCACCCTTTTCACTAGTGAGCTTTAACTAGGATAGtttgtgaaagaaaattttgatgatCTTCAGCTGATCAAATATATATTcgtttttcaaaacaaaatctgaaaatattaaaagggGACAGAGATGGAAGTTGCGGGAATAGTTGCAGCAGTTTGGAAGCGctaatttgatttcaaaagGCATTCAATTTGAATTCAAATCCATCCCTGCGCCAATGTCAATCAAAAGCTGACAAATGAAAGTTTAAAACCATTGTTTAAATGAACACGTATGACTGAGTCGAGAGACCAGAGTGCATCGAGGGCCCTGCATAGTGTTGGGTGGGGTGATGAATTTTAAGTACAGAGAAACAACATTGATCAAAGTATAACCAGTTAAACCTACTGAAACTTCGGCTCTAGCTTAAGTTCAGCTTTCATGTGGTGCTGCCTGATTCTCTTTGCCATACGACTGCAGAGCAAAGACAACGCCCAATATCAGCAAAGGCAACAGGAATTGCAAGATCTTTACAACAAATTCAGAAGATTGATTGCCACCGCCGTGAGCTTGTGTAGGTGGTGGCTGTCCATGGTTAACTTTAGCCGGAAGAGTGGAAGTGTCAAAGTTCCCAATATAGTATTTTTCCATGATTTCTACGGCAGAATCACTGTGGCCCACATCTTCAAAATCAATGGTGGCGTCCTTCGCTGTAAAAATGACAAAGTTGGGGATTCTTAGTCCAATCCTTACCAATTCCTACCTCCGGCTGGCCAGCCCATTGATAAGATAATAGTTTTCTATTTGCAGACTATTCATATGAACCAGTCAACGGAGATAAATCAATTACCTGTTGACGTCACCAAA
This genomic window contains:
- the LOC106754077 gene encoding cytochrome b5: MASNPKTLTFEEVSKHNHKKDCWIIVNEKVYDITPFLDDHPGGDEVLVTSTAKDATIDFEDVGHSDSAVEIMEKYYIGNFDTSTLPAKVNHGQPPPTQAHGGGNQSSEFVVKILQFLLPLLILGVVFALQSYGKENQAAPHES